The region GGGCCGGGCCGATTCCATCCCCGGCGCGCCCGAGGCCCGGGGCGAGTTTACGATTTCCGCGCGCGGGAACCGGAGCGTGTACGGCGACGCCACCGTGGCGGGCCTGCCGCTGAAGCAACTCACGGGGGATCCCGCGCTGCCGCCCGTAGTGCTGGACGCCGGGATCAGCTTCAGCCAGTTCCGCGAGGGCGCGCTGGATGTGGAAGCGGAGGGGACGATCGCGCTTTCCGGGGATCCCGATCTCCTGGGCGCATTCGCGATCACCGCGCGGCGGGATGAAGGGGACTTGCGCTTCTCCCGATTCCAGATCGATACCGATCCGCTTGCCGCCAATGCCTCGTTGCACATACCGGCTGGCGGCGGATGGTCCCTGGAAATCAGGGAAGGCGAAATCCGCGACAGCGGCATCGGCTGGCTCACGGCGCGCTTTCCGGCCATCCCGTTCCGGGACAATTCCGGCGTGCGCTCCCGGGGCGTCCTCACGGGCGTGAAGATGGGCGACCAAGGCGCGGGATTCGTCATGCCGGAGGGCGCGATCCGCGTCGAAGGGGTGGATCTCCACGCGGGCGCCGGCATGGTCCTGCCGTCGTTGAACGGATCGGCAACGATCGCGGGCGGGCGCATCACGGTGGTGGAGGCGGCCAGTCCGCAGGTGAGCGCGTCCGGCACGGTGGATATTGATTACGCGGCGGATATTATCGCGGTGGATTTGAATGGGGAGATCCGGCTCGATCCGGCGTTTCCGCTGCCCGAGGCGCTGGCCGGAGCCTGGCGCGCCGAAAGCGGCGCGGTCGGCGTACAGGCGATCCGCGCCACGATTACGGAGGGCGTCTGGGATCTGGCGATGCTGGAACTCGACACCGCCATCGACCAGGCCGTGATTGCCGCGTGGGACGAGGCCGCCGGGACCTGGACGCCCGCACCCGCGATCTCCGGATCGATCTCGGCGGCGGAGGGAACGCTGCGGTTGGGAGACATCGAAGGAGCGGGCAGCGTGCTGAACGCCGAGTTGACGCCCGATGCCGAGCCCGGGCGCTGGTCCTTCGCCGGCCGCCTGGCCAGCGACCTGGCGTCTCCCATCTGGAAGCCACTGTACCCTCAGGATCGGATAACGATTACCCGTGGCGAGATTGAGACGACCGAACTGACCGGTACGATCGCGGGCTCTCCGCCGGCCCTGGCGTCGCTGCGGGTCGAAGCCCGCGCGCGCCAGGTTGAAGCGCGCGTACACGCGCCGGGATACGAGGATACCGTGACGGTGGCGGATGCGACCATATCGCTGAGCGAGACCCGGCTGTCGGCCCGGGGCGCGGGCGCCTCCGGGCGCTTCGGCCCCTTCGAGGCGGACGGAAACGCCGCGCGCGCCAGCGGGGTCGTGGAGGGCCGCGTGACGCTCCAACCCGCGCAGGCGCCCGCGTGGCGCGGCGGCCCCGCGGACGCGCTATTGCCGTACTTGACGCCGCTGCCGCTGGATATACGATACACCCCGGAGAACAAGCGCCTTACCTTCGAATCCTCCGGGCCGCTGCGCCTGGAGGGGGAGGCCGCGGCGCCGCCGGAAGGCGCATCGGGCGCGCCCGTGTCGATGGCCGCCCGCGCGGCGGCGCCGGCTTCGTGGCTGGCGCCGGGGGTCTTCGAGACGGCGGGCGGCGGCGATCTGGAGGTTACGCTGACCCTCGATCCCCAGAGCGGGCGGCTGATTGCGCGGGCGGACGGCACGGCGTCCGAATTCGCGCGGAGCGTGTTTCGCAAGACGGCGGGCTATCCGGCCGCTGTCGAGCTGGAAGGGACGTGGGGCTCCGGCAACCCGCGTTTCACGCACGGGCGCGCGGAACTGGGCGCGGCCTCGGCCCCGTTTGAACTCCGCGAGGATGGGCTCGCGAGCGACAATTTCTCCATCGATCTGGCGGCGCTCGCCCCCCTGATGCCGGGCGATGCGACGATTTCCGGGACCGTCCAGGGCCACATCGCGCAGAATTTCGGCGCGATGGATCTGACCCTGAGGGACGCGCGCGCCACGCTGGGCGACGATACGACCCGGGTTGCGGTGAGTGGCGCGCTGCGCCGCCGCGCCGCCGGATGGGACGCGCCCGCCATCGAGTGGGCGGCGGGAGAAAGCCGGGGCCGCGCGGCGATCGAACGGTCCGGCGCGAATCTGCACGGTGAAATCCGCGCGGAGCAAATTGATATCGATGGTCTGATGGCGGTCTACCGCGCGTGGAGTCCGCTTCGATCCGCCGACGCCCCGCCTCCCGCCGCCGGGGACCGAAGCTTTGGCCGATCCTTCACCGGCGCCATCCAAATTCAGAGTAATCAGCTCGATTGGGTTGATGCATCGGTCCTGGATGCGCGCGCGCTCCTGGCGGGAGGCCCGGAGGCCATCGAACTGCGCGGCGTCACCTTCCGGCACGGCGGCGGCACGGGTACGGGCGCGCTGGTGTACACGCGCGATACGGGGGCCGCGTCCGTGTCGCTTGATCTGTCGGAAGTCGACGCCACCCTGCTGGAAGGGCTGTTCCTGGCGAACGACCGGGGCTTGCGGGGGCAGCTGAGCGGCAGCGCGTCGCTCACCTTTCCGTTCGCCACAACGGGCAGGGAAATCCTGCACGGGCTGAGCGGGCGCATTGCCTTCGACGCCCGGGACGGCACCCTGGGCAAGGCCGGCCTCGCATCCAGGCTGATCACGGCGTTGCGCACGACCGACGTGCTTCGTCTGCGCGTGCCCCAACTCCGTGATCGGGGCCTGACCTTTACGGAACTGACGGGCGAGATCAACATTGAGCAAGGAGTCTTTCATCTGGCGCCCTACGCCATGGCCGACACCACGTATATCCTCAAGGCGGACGCGACCTTCGATTTTCCCGGGGATCGCGCGGATGGCCAGGTGGAAGTGCAGGTTCTGGAAGGGGTTACGGGTGTTGCTCGCCGAATCCCGCTGCTGGGAGACGCCGCAAACATGGTCAACAAAGTCTTCAGCGCCCCGCTTCGGGTCACCGGCCCGGCCACCGATCCGGTATTCCGCGTCGGCGTTCCGGGTGTTTGATGGCGCGGCACCCGAATTTCATGGCGCGGTTTCCAATTCTGTGTTATGCTGACTAGTGCAGGATAAGAGAGAGCAAGAAGGCAAGTCCGCCGGCGCCAAATGGTTGCCACAACGCGTGACGCTGCCTCGCCCGCCTGCCCGTCCGGCCTTGGCTGCGCAACCTTCGGAGCCGGCGCGGGTGACCAACCGGCGTGCGGGGTGCAGGCGTCCGGGAGGCAGTGCGATGGTCAAAACGAGCGATCTACGGGAATCCAACAGACGCCCCATTCATGGCCGGGCCGAGGTGCGCCTGGGCAACGGCGTGGTGGTCGAGGGGGAAGCCAAGGATATCAGCCTCCAGGGGCTTATGTTCCACTCCGAACGGCGGCTTCCCGTGGGCAAGTCCGTCCGCATTGTACTCATACCCGAATGCGATCCGCCGAGTTGCCGGATTAACGCGGGGGGATTTGTCGCCCGCCTTCACGACGAGGGCGTCGCCGTGCGCTTCACGGATATCGGGCCGGAGGCCCTGCAATACCTGAGCGAGGCCGTGCTCCACGCGTGCGCGGAACGGCGTCCGCACCTCTGACCCGCGTGCGCCGGGGCCGGTTGCATGGCGTTGACCATGTCGCGCGGGGGCCGTGCTATAGTGTTGAGGCTGACACACAACCCGGCGGAGAACCTGTATGGCCTCAACAGTAGCCCTGTCCCTGACCAAGTGGTCCCTGGACGTGGCGTCGCGGCTCATTCGTTCGGATGCGCGGCTGCATAATTACGAGGCGATCACGGATGACATGGCGATCATCTTCGTCGTCAACCATTTCACGCGCCTCGAAACGATGCTCCTGCCGTATATCGTCCACAAGCACACCGGCAAGGAGGTGTGGGGGCTGGCGGCCGGGGAGCTTTTCAAGGGGCGCATCGGGCGCTACCTGCGATCGACCGGCACGATTTCCACATCCGATCCCGACCGGGACCGGATCATTGTGCGGACGCTTCTGACGGGCGAGCACCCCTGGATGATCTTTCCCGAGGGGGCGATGATCAAGGACAAGAAGGTTGTCGACCCGTCGGGAGAATTCTCCATCTACAGCAACGGTAAGCGCCGCCCGCCGCACACGGGCGCGGCGGTGCTCGCGCTGCGGGCGGAGTACTACCGCCACAAGCTGGCCTGCCTCGATGCGCGGCCCGATGGCGATGGCGGCTTCGCGCGCGCGCTCGAGCACTTCGATCTGACGCCGGACACCGATGTGCTTTCCCGGCGCACGGTGATCATTCCGGTCAACATTACGTACTTCCCAATGCGCGCGCGGGACAATTTCGTCTTGCGGATGGCCCGGCGATTCGCGAAGGAGCTGGACACGCGCGCGGTGGAGGAACTCTCCGTCGAGGGAACGGTGCTCTCGGAGGACACGGACATCGACATCACGCTGGGGGAGCCGATCGATGTGCGGGAGTACCTGAACAAGCCCGAGTACGCCTCGGTGATGGCCTGTGGGCTGAACGACATGCAGGCGCTGGAGACCGACCCCGGGTCCCTGTTCAACGATGCGGCGCGCGACCTGATGCTGCGCTATATGGCGTCCATCTACCAGCTGACGACGATCAACTACGACCACATTTTCGCGACCATCATCCGGCACCAGCCGCCGCAGGCCTTTTCCGAACGCGCCTACCGCAACCGGATATTCCTTTGTGTCCACCAGCTGCGCAAGATCGGGCGCCACCGGCTGCATGGCGTGCTCGATCGCACCTACCGCGACATCGTTTTCGAGGACCCCAGCGCGAAGTTCGTCGACTTCATGACCTTGTGCCTCCAGGAGTCGCTCATTATTGAGGAGGGTGACCTGTACGTTAAGAACCGCGCGCTGGAGCGGGGGAAGGCCCCCTTTCACGCAATCCGGTTTCAGGAGCTTACCGAAGTCATCGCCAACGAGATCGAGCCGCTCGACGAGGTCACCGAGATTATCAAGAAGGTGGCGCACCTGCCGCGCCCGCTACTTTCCCGCCAGATTCGCGATATCTTTCTGGAGGAGGACGCCCGCTATTTCGAGGAGGATTACGCGGAGTATTACACGCCCGGTGAGAGCAAGAACCCCGAGATCGGGCGTCCGTACTTTCTCAAGCCCTTGCGGCCGCGGGCCGGCATCGTGCTCGCGCACGGTTACATGGCGGCCCCGGAGGAGGTGCGGGCGATGGCCGAATACTTCTACCAGCAGGGTTACGCGGTGTACGCCGTGCGGCTGCGCGGGCACGGAACGGCCCCCGAGGACCTCGCCGAGCGGACGTGGGAAGACTGGTATCACTCCTTCAACCGCGGGTACGCCGTCATCAAGAGCGTCACGGACCATATTATCGTCGGCGGGTTCTCCACGGGCGGCTGCCTGGCGCTGCTCGCGGCCGCGCGCAAGGGCATCAAGGTGCAGGCCGCGTTTACGGTCTGTGCGCCTCTGCAGGTCAACAACTACTCGGTGCGCCTGGTGCCGTCGATTGTGAGCCTGAACGCCATTCTCAAGCGCCTGGGGCAGGCCCGGGAATCCTGGGAATACATCGTCAACGAGCCGGAGAACCGGCACATCAATTATGATCGCAACCCGTTGAAGGGGGTGTACCAGCTTGTGCGCCTGATGAACGCCACGGAGCAGTGCCTCCCGGAAATCCGCGTGCCCACGATGGTGATCCAGGCGGCGCGCGATCCCATTGTGAATCCGATCAGCGGGCAGCAGCTGTTTGACCGGCTCGGGGCCGAATTCAAGGAGTTGATTCTGCTGGAACGGAACCGGCATGGTATCGTGAACGGGGAGGGCCGGGAGCATGTGTTTGCGCACCTGCGCCATTTCCTGGACCGCGCGCCGGCGCACGGAATCAGCAACCTGGCGGGCCCGGCATCCGCGGAAGCAAACAATGAATACTGCGAAAGCCCGACCTGGGGAATTCGTTGACACATCTTGACACCTTATGTTACCGTGATCACTGGATTTAGCGCGGTCGCAGCCGAAAAGGAACGAGCGCTTTTATTAGTTTCGATGCATTGATTGCGCCCGCATGCGCTATTGGGGTAGAGCATGTTAACTGGGCCTTGGCGCCCGCAGCCCGCGTCAGCCGAATTGGCCGGGGATTAATGGACAAGGACTATCATGACTCGTACATCGCAATTCCTTCGGTTAGCTGTCATTGTGGCGACGATAGCCGCCGTCGCCCATACCCACGCGTGGGGTCCGCGGGCGCAACGCACCATTACCGGCATGGCAATCCAGGTCATTCAGGGTAAGTTCCCCGGGACGTTTCGCCCGGGCGACGCCAACTATGAGCGCGATGTCCTGAAGGGGGCCGAAGCCGGATGGCGCAGCCTGGACGCCAGCAACATGGTCCGCTCGACGGACGATGCGATCCAGCTTGTGGCCGCCCAGATTCAACTGCTGTCGAAAGCCCGGACCTATGGCTCGGGCTCTTATTTTGCCTACCGTCTCGGGGTGCTGTCGTCGCTGGTCGCCGATATCATGCTGCCCTACGGGCTGGCGTGGACCCCGGAGCAGGAGGCGATGCAGGCGCAAGTTCGCGCGGATATCGAGAAGCACCTCAATGCCTACAAGTACGCGAGCCACAACACCCGGCGCGTGGATGTGGTGAACGCGCGCGAGTATTTCCAGCAGCGCCTTACCTTCCGCAACGACAACATCATCCTTATCGAGGACGACTACCGCCGCGGGCGCGGTTACAGCGGCTTGCTGAAGGAATCCAGCCAGCAGAATTTCGTCGATGCCGTCGACGCGGTCGCCGATGTGTGGTACACGATTCTGGAGGCGGGCACGACGAAGCCCGCGTCCGCGATGTCGGCGAACGACGATATGCTGGCCAACTTCTTCGTCGACGAAATCGCGTACCAGTTGATGGACAAGCGCAATTTCCACCAGGCGGGCGCGGTCTACGAGAATCTTGCCGCGCTCAATTCGACCAACCCGGCCATTTACGAGGAAGTGGGTGACCTCTACTACGCGTTCGAGACGCGCCAGAGCGCCGAGCGGAGTATCCGCGAATGGCGGATCGCGTACGAGCTCGGGGGCGCCAACCGCGACGCCGTGGCGAGGAAGATATCGGACCACTTCCTCCGGGAAGGCCGCGAATACCTGGAGCTTGCGGACGAGAAGGGCAAGGGCGAGACCGAGCTTCCCTCCGCGCTGGCCGCGTTTAAACAGGCGCTTCAGTACAACTGGACAAGCCAGGCGGCGGCGGACCTCATCAAGGACACCAACAAGCGGATCGCGGAGCGCAACGAGCGCCGCGAAATGACGGTCAGCATTATCGCCAAGGCGGATCAGATCCGCGAGGAATCGGACAACCTGGTGACGGCGGGCAACTTCGGCAACGCCATTCCGAATTACCGCAAGGCCGCGGAAATCCTGAACGCGGTCGATGATGAGTTCACGGACCAGAATGAAATCGCACAACAGCGTAAGCAGGCGATAAACAAGAGCATCAGTACGGCCATCTCCAACGTGCAGTCTCTCGCGAGCGACGCGATTGAAGAGGGCGAGCGCCTGGAGGAACAGCACAAGTACGACGAGGCGGAAAAGGCCTATGCCCGCGTGGCGTCGCTGGTGTCCGTCATTCCGGACGACCACACGAACACCACGACTCAGGACAAGCGCGACATCATCGCGCTGGCCGAGAAGAAGCTGGCCGAAGTGAAGACCAACAAGCAGCGCTGGGAAGCCTCGCAGCAGAACCAGCCCGGCGGCGCTCCCGCCGCGGGCGGTCTTGGCGCACCGGCGGCGGGCGCCCCGGCCCCGGCCCTGGGCGGCGGCGGCGGAGGTCGCGCCCGCGGTCGCGACTGATCACCGCGGAAAGATTGTAATAACGCCCCCGGCGGATTCGGTATCCGCCGGGGGCGTTTTTCTCGCGCCGTCCCAATGCTGCCGGCGACGTTGTGCTGGCCGCGCCGCCCTACTTCCCGGCCATATAACTGGTGATCAGGCAGCGGTACGATGGCAGGTGATTCGAGAAGAGCGCACCGAGGCCCTCGACGTCATTGCGCCAGTCCCGGTGCAGCTCGCACGCCGCGCCGAACCAGGTCAACAGTTGCGCGCCGGCGGATTCCATGCGCGACCAGGCGGCGTCCCGCGTGGTCTTGTTAAAGGTGCCGGAGGCATCGGTAACGATGAACACGTCGTAACCCTCCTCCAGGGCCGACAGTGCGGGAAAGGCAACGCAAACTTCGGTGACGATGCCGGCGATCAGCAGTTGCTTTTTCCCGGTCGCTTTCACGGCATCGACAAAATCCGGGTTGTCCCAGGCGTTAATCTGGCCCGGACGGGCGATATACGGGGCATTGGGAAACATCTGCTTCAATTCGGGAACCAACGGGCCGTTGGGACCATCCTCGAAGCTTGTCGTCAGAATCGTCGGCAGCTGGAAATAGGCCGCACTGTCGGCCAGGGCCAGCACGTTGTTCTTGAAGTCGTCCGGCGAGAAATCGTGAACGAGGTTGGTCAATCCGGATTGGTGATCGACCAGCAGGACGGCGACATCGTCCTTGTCAAGGCGGCGGTAGGTGTACTTGCTCATAGGGTGTTCCTTTCTTGAGTCTGCCTGCCCAAAACGTTGATATACGCACCCTATGTCAGGTACATACACTATGTCAATAACGTACATTTTTGTACTAAAGTATCCTGGAGGATAGTAGGAGGCTTCCATGACGGCGCCAAGTCGAAAGTCCGTGGGCTGCCCCGTCGAAACGACGCTGGCAATCGTCGGTGGGCGTTGGAAAGTCCTGGTGTTGCATCACTTGCTACAGGGAACCAGGCGCTTCGCCGAATTGCACCGCCAACTTGCCGGGATTTCACACAGGACGCTGACCAAGCAGCTGCGCGAGTTGGAATCCGCGGGCATAATTCACCGGGAGGTTTACCCGGTGGTTCCGCCGAAAGTGGAGTATTCTCTCACGGCGCTGGGCCGATCGCTGGAGCCGGTGCTTATGGCGATGCACCGCTGGGGCGAGGACTATGAGCGGCGGCGGGATCCGTGAAAGGGGGCCGTGCTGTGCGCTGTTGGCGACTATTGATACCGCCGCGGCGCTGGCCGCCGGCTGGCGCTCCGGCGCTACGCGGCGGTGCGTTGGAGGATTTCGAGGATTCGCTGTTCGCGGGTGACGAGGAGATCGCCGGCGTGGCGGAGTGCGGCGGGGTAGGCGGCGAGCGCCATGGCGACAAAGAGGGCGGAGAGCAAGACGCCGGCGGGCGCGTTTTCCAGGCCCCACCGCGCGGCGATGGCGTCGGCGGCGAAACAGAGCCCGGAGGGAAGCAGGAGCAGGCCAATAACCAATGGCATGACGATGGTCATAAGGAGCGAGCGGGACTTCTGCCCCTGCATCATGTTTCGCCCCATGGCGAAGGGGGCATAGATGGACAGGAAGGAGCCGGCCAGCGCGAAGAGGGTGAAGAGGAGCACGATCTGCAGGAGCGCGGTGGCGGCGGTGGCGGGCGGCAGGCCAAAGTACCAGCTGCCGCCGAGGGCGAAGATCAGGCCCAGGCCGCCGGCCAGCGGGAGCAGGGCGATGTGGTAGGCGAGGAGGACGCGGTGGCGCGGGATCGGCAATAGCATGATGGTGCGGAAGCCGCGCGTGTCCGCGCCGAACAGATTGAAGAAGAAGCTGCTGAAGAGGAAGAACGGCCACATCACGACGAGGATGGGCATGCCCAGATCGCGCCCGGACATGGCGGACTGGCTTTTCAGCGCGGCCAGCAGAATAATGATGCCGAAGGGGGCCAGCATCATCGCGCGCATGTGCGGGTGGCGCACGAAATTCAGAAAGGCGGCGATAGCGAGCGCGGCGGTGTCCTCGGCGAGGCCGGGGATCCTGCGCGCGGTCATCGGGAGCTTCCGTCCGGCGGTGGAGGGTGCCCCCTGGTGCTGGCCCGCGCCAAAGCAGTAGCGGAGGGTGGTCCGGTAGGCGCGGTGGTAGCCCAGCAGGGCGAGGGCGGCCAGACCGGCAATGGGCGCGGCGCTTGCGGTCTGGGAATGGCCCATTCCGGCCAGCGCGATTGCTATCCAGCCGGTCGGGAGCAGTTGCGAGGCCCGCGCCACCCGCGCCTGTTGCTCCGGCGCCCCGAGCCATTGGAGCAGGGCTTCCGCGGAGCGCCCGCCAATCATGCTCTGGCTCAGCAGGAGGGGCATAAACCCGGTCACCATGAAGAGCACGGGCAGAACGCTCAGCAGGACGCGGCGCCGGCGCTTGTCGGCCATCCAGACGGCCATCTGGCCGCGGAGGCAGTAGCCCCAGGCCGACACGGCGAGAAAGAAGACGGTTGCGGCGAGGTATCCGGCCAGGTAGCCGCCGCCCCGCGCCGATCCGATGCCCGTGACCAGGCCGGCGGCGGCGGCGACGTAGAAGAGGGACGGGAACGTGAAGAGGGACACCACGAAATTGAGGAGATTGATGGCGGCCAGGGGAACGGGGAAGTGGAGCATTTTTCGAATGTCGATGACGTCGGAGCGCTGCATTTCGAAGGCGAAACTCCAGAACCATACGAGCACGTAGAGGAGGGCGAGCAGGTGGAGAAGGAGCAGTTGCATGGCGTGCGGCTGCCGGGGCAGCCAGGCCGCGCCGGCGAGGTAGAAGAAGGCGCCGAGCACCCCGGAGAAGAGCGCGGCCCCAGCCACCACGGCGCCGATGAGGAAGACGGCGACGAGCTTGCCACGCGTCATGGTGTTGCGCGCGAGGTGAAATTGCAGCAGGAGCAGCGCGAGCAGGTACCGCATCAGGGTGCCGTTCTGGCGAGCCAGGAGAGGCCCTGGGGCGTCTCCTCGCGGCCGACGATGCGCACGAAGCGTGTTTCCAGGGATTCGCCGGCGGCGACGTCGGCGAGCGCGCCCTGGGCGATGAGGCGGCCCTCGTGGATGATGCCGACGTGGGTGCAGAGCTGCTCGACGATGGCCAGGATATGCGAGGTGAGGAAGATGGTCCGGCCGCGGGCGGTCATCTGAAGCAGGACGTCCTTTATCGTGCGGGATGCGACGGCGTCGATGCCTTCGAAGGGTTCGTCAAGGAAGAGCAGGTCGGGATCGTGGATGAGCGCCGCGGCGAGCGCGATCTTCTTCTTCATGCCGTGAGAGAATTCGAGAATAAGGGTCCGGTTGGCGTCCGCCAGGCCCAGGAGGGCGAGCAGCTCTTCCGCACGCGCGATCGCGACGGCGCGCGGCAACTTATACATGCGCCCGACGAAGGCCAGGTACTCGCGGGCGGTGAGGTTTTCGAAGACGCAGAGGTCTTCTGGGACGACGCCGATGCGGCGTTTGATCTGGAGCGGGTGGCGCCGAAGGGAGTGGCCGAGGATGCGGGCGTCGCCGGATGTGGGCGCAACGATGCCGGTGAGCATTTTGATGGTGGTGGACTTGCCGGCGCCGTTGGGGCCGAGAAAGCCGTAGAAACAGCCGCGCCGGACCTGTAGATCGAGATCCGCGACGGCCACGGTGTCGCCGTAGGTCTTTTGCAGCTTGAAAGTTTCGATGCACTGATCCATGAAGGTTCCCGCCGCATGATTTTGCAGTCGTTGCTCTGGGGAAAGGGTAGCATTCCGAGGGCGTGGGGATACAGGGGCGGTGGATTTTTTGGGGGGTGGCCGGAGGACAGTTGACAGTTGACAGTT is a window of Candidatus Hydrogenedentota bacterium DNA encoding:
- a CDS encoding PilZ domain-containing protein, with amino-acid sequence MVKTSDLRESNRRPIHGRAEVRLGNGVVVEGEAKDISLQGLMFHSERRLPVGKSVRIVLIPECDPPSCRINAGGFVARLHDEGVAVRFTDIGPEALQYLSEAVLHACAERRPHL
- a CDS encoding alpha/beta fold hydrolase, with amino-acid sequence MASTVALSLTKWSLDVASRLIRSDARLHNYEAITDDMAIIFVVNHFTRLETMLLPYIVHKHTGKEVWGLAAGELFKGRIGRYLRSTGTISTSDPDRDRIIVRTLLTGEHPWMIFPEGAMIKDKKVVDPSGEFSIYSNGKRRPPHTGAAVLALRAEYYRHKLACLDARPDGDGGFARALEHFDLTPDTDVLSRRTVIIPVNITYFPMRARDNFVLRMARRFAKELDTRAVEELSVEGTVLSEDTDIDITLGEPIDVREYLNKPEYASVMACGLNDMQALETDPGSLFNDAARDLMLRYMASIYQLTTINYDHIFATIIRHQPPQAFSERAYRNRIFLCVHQLRKIGRHRLHGVLDRTYRDIVFEDPSAKFVDFMTLCLQESLIIEEGDLYVKNRALERGKAPFHAIRFQELTEVIANEIEPLDEVTEIIKKVAHLPRPLLSRQIRDIFLEEDARYFEEDYAEYYTPGESKNPEIGRPYFLKPLRPRAGIVLAHGYMAAPEEVRAMAEYFYQQGYAVYAVRLRGHGTAPEDLAERTWEDWYHSFNRGYAVIKSVTDHIIVGGFSTGGCLALLAAARKGIKVQAAFTVCAPLQVNNYSVRLVPSIVSLNAILKRLGQARESWEYIVNEPENRHINYDRNPLKGVYQLVRLMNATEQCLPEIRVPTMVIQAARDPIVNPISGQQLFDRLGAEFKELILLERNRHGIVNGEGREHVFAHLRHFLDRAPAHGISNLAGPASAEANNEYCESPTWGIR
- a CDS encoding hydrolase, whose translation is MSKYTYRRLDKDDVAVLLVDHQSGLTNLVHDFSPDDFKNNVLALADSAAYFQLPTILTTSFEDGPNGPLVPELKQMFPNAPYIARPGQINAWDNPDFVDAVKATGKKQLLIAGIVTEVCVAFPALSALEEGYDVFIVTDASGTFNKTTRDAAWSRMESAGAQLLTWFGAACELHRDWRNDVEGLGALFSNHLPSYRCLITSYMAGK
- a CDS encoding helix-turn-helix transcriptional regulator: MTAPSRKSVGCPVETTLAIVGGRWKVLVLHHLLQGTRRFAELHRQLAGISHRTLTKQLRELESAGIIHREVYPVVPPKVEYSLTALGRSLEPVLMAMHRWGEDYERRRDP
- a CDS encoding ABC transporter ATP-binding protein; translated protein: MDQCIETFKLQKTYGDTVAVADLDLQVRRGCFYGFLGPNGAGKSTTIKMLTGIVAPTSGDARILGHSLRRHPLQIKRRIGVVPEDLCVFENLTAREYLAFVGRMYKLPRAVAIARAEELLALLGLADANRTLILEFSHGMKKKIALAAALIHDPDLLFLDEPFEGIDAVASRTIKDVLLQMTARGRTIFLTSHILAIVEQLCTHVGIIHEGRLIAQGALADVAAGESLETRFVRIVGREETPQGLSWLARTAP